The Streptomyces tubercidicus DNA segment CCCGGCCCGGTGCGGGGGCGGACCGGCTGTCCTGGTGGGTGCCGGGGCAGAAGACTCGGCGGTATGACGACGACGAGTGTTGAGTTCTCCCGTTCGGCTGCCGTTCCGGAAGCGGCCTCAGGCAGCGACTTCGCGGGGCTGTCGCGCCGGATCGTGGCGGCGGGGCTGTTGCGGCGGCGGCCCGGGTATTACGCGGTGCGGATCGCGCTGGTGACGATGGCGTTCGCGGGTGGGTGGGTGGCGTTCTTCACGCTGGGTGACAGCTGGTGGCAGCTGGCCGTGGCGGCGTTTCTGGCGTTGGTGTTCGCGCAGGTCGCGCTGGTCACTCATGATGTGGCGCACCGACAGGTGTTCCGCGGGCGCCGGCCGAGCGAGATCGGCGGTCTGCTGTTCGGCAACCTGGGGGTGGGGATGTCGTACGGCTGGTGGATGAACAAGCACACCCGGCATCACGCCAACCCGAACCACGAGGAGCTGGACCCGGACGTGGCGCCGGACATTCTGGTGTGGTCACGGGACCAGGCGCGGGCCGCTACGGGGCTGCCTCGCTTCATCGGCCGTTATCAGGCGCAGTTGTTCTTCCCGTTGCTGACGCTGGAAGGGTTCAACCTGCGGGTGGCGAGCATCCGGGCGCTGCGGTCGCCCACCATGAAGCATTGGGGAAGCGAGGCCGCGCTGCTGCTGACACATATCGTCCTGTATCTCAGCGCGCTGTTCCTGGTGCTGTCGCCCGGTAAGGCGGTCACCTTTCTCCTCGTCCACCAGGCGGTCTTCGGTGTCTACTTGGGGTGCACCTTCGCGCCGAATCACAAGGGGATGCCGACGCTGACGGGCGGCGCCCGGCCGGACTTTCTGCGCCGTCAGGTGCTGACGTCACGGAATGTCCGGGGCGGGGTGCTGACCGACCTCCTGCTCGGTGGGCTCAACTATCAGATCGAGCACCACCTGTTCCCCAGCATGCCGACACCGCATCTGCGGCGTGCGCAGGTGATCGTGCGGGCGTACTGCGCCGAGATCGGTGTCCCGTACCACGAGACGGGGCTGGTCAGGTCGTATGCGGAGGCGCTGCGGCACTTGCGGCGAGTGGGGGAACCTCTTCGTGGTCCGCGGGCGTAGCCGGCGTCGCCGTGGCCGCCGACTCCTCCTGGCGTGCCGTACGACGGGCCGCCATCCAGGCGTAGACGAGGATCCCCGCGAACAGGAAGAGCACGCCCTGGTAGATCGCGGCGTAACCGGCGCCGGCTACGAGCCAGAAGGTGAAGCCGAAGGCGGTCAGGGCGAGGGTCAGATCGCGGGCGAAGCGGGCCGGGCGGACCTTGTCGCGGCGGCCGGTGAGCAGGAAGTAGACCTGGGCGCCGGCGGCGAGGAGGTAGGGCACGGTCGCCGAGAAGGTGGTGATCAGCACCAGTATCTCGAAGACCCCGCCGGAGCCGATCAGGTAGTTGATCACCGTGAGGGCGCTGGCCAGTACGACGGCGGCGAGGACGCCGAAGGTCGGGACACCGCGCCGCTTGGTCAGGAACGCGGCGGGGAACAGCTCGTCCTTCGCCGCGGCGTACGGGGACTGCGCGCTCATCAGGGTCCAGCCGTTGAGCGCGCCGATGATCGAGACGACGGCGGCGAGGGCGACGACCGTGCCGCCCCAGTGCCCGCCGAACATCGCGTTCACCGCGTCGGAGAACGGTGCCTGGGACTTCACCAGCTTGTCGTGGGCGACGGTGCCGAAGACGGCGACGGTGCCCAACAGGTAGACCACGGCGGAGCCGATGGTGCCGAGGACGGTGGCCCGGCCGACGTTCCGCTCCGGGTCGCGGACCTCGCCCGCGCTCATCGCGGCGGACTCCACGCCGACGTAGGAGTAGAGCAGGATCGCCGCGGCCGCGGACATCCCGCCGAGCGCGCTGCCGCTGCCCTCGTGGAACGAGCCGAGGTTGGCCGGGTCGAAGAAGAACAGGCCGACGACGGCGATGAAGAGCAGCGGGATGAACTTCAGGACGGTGGAGATCGTCTGGACCAGGCCGACGTAGCGGGTGCCCGCGAAGTTGGCGAGGGCCGGGAGCCAGAGCGCGCCGAGGGCGATCGCGAGGTCGGTGGCGTCATCGGGGCGGCCCGGGAGGAGGACATGGACGTAGCCGACGATGGCGACCGCGAGCGCCGCGTTGCTGACCCAGGTCATGGTCCAGTACGACCAGGCGGACAGGAATCCGGCGAAGTCGCCGAACGCCTCGCGCGCGTAGACGTAGGGGCCGCCGGTGTCCGGGTGGCGCTCGGCGAGCCGTCCGAAGACCAGGGCGAGGGCGACGGCGCCGACGGTCAGTACGCCGAAGGCGACGAGGCTGACGGTGCCGAAGGGGGCCACCGATGCCGGCAGCAGAAAGATGCCGCCACCGATGATGTTGCCCATCACTAGGCAGGTGGCGGTTCCCAGACCGAAGCGGCGCGTGTGCCGGTCGTTCATGGCGTGGTGGGCCTCTCGTCGTGCGCTGTGCACCCGGCGTTACCGAGCGGGGTTCATCGTCGGCGATCGTCGGCGCCCGCCAAAATCAGCGGGGATCGTCCTGTGCGCTGGGGTCCGGGGAGGGAAAACCTGCGGGCCTGCCCGCCCCGCGCCGTATTTCGTCCGCGGCCGGTCCGAGGGGCAGTTGTGGCCCCTCGGCCTCCGCCAGCCAGCGGCGCAGCACCCGGTGCACCTGTTCGGCGCCGGTCAGCGGCTCGCCGTCCGGGGTGGGCGGGGTCAGCTCGACGGGCCACAGCAGGAAGGGGTGGCTCTGGGCGCCGCCCAGCCCACCGTGCGAGCCGATCTGCTCCTCGAAGGCGTGTACCGCACCGGTCGCCGGGTCGCAGGCGGAGTTGACCATCAGGTCGGCGGTGTGCGGGAAGCGGTCGGTGCGTCGTACGGCCTCGGCCGCGCCGTCGCCGAACGGGGCCAGAGGGTCGGCGCCGATGAGGCGGCCGGTGGCGAGATGGTGCTCGCTGCCGGCCGGGCCGAGCACCACGGGGCCGTGGACCGCCGAGCGGACCAGCAGGAAGCCGATGCCGGGGTGGTTGGCGAGGGTGGCGAGCAGGGCGGGGTGTCTGCGGTCCAGCTCCTCGCGGGTGATCCGGCCGGGCACATCGGGGAACGACACCAGGCCGAGGTTTCCGGAGGCGAGCACGAGCGGCTGGGAGGCACCCGCGCCCGCCGTACGCTCCGGGCCCTGCCCCGCCGCCTCCTCGGGGCGGTGCAGCGCGGCCCGCGCCGCCTCCCTGGCCTCGGCTCCGCTCGGGGTACGGCCCGCGCGGCGGGGCACCGGCAGCCCGCAGCCGGCGCGGACGAGATCGCCCAGGCTCAGCCCGTAGCGCTCCAGGAACGTCGGGCCGTGGCTCTGGCCGTGGTCGGAGAGCAGCACCAGGCGGTACGGACGCGGTGCGTGCCGTGCGGCTCCGGCGATCAGCGCGATGGCCCGGTCGAGGCTGCGCAGGACCTGGAGCGCATCGCGGTGGGCGGGTCCGGAGTGGTGGGCCACCTCGTCGTAGGCGACGAGGTCGGCGTAGATGGCGGTGCGGCCGGCGAGCAGGTCGCCGATGACGGCCGCGACCACCACATCGCGCTCGACGACCGTGGCGAAGGCCCGGATGACGGGGTAGAGGCCGCCTCGTTTGACCCGCGGAAGTTCGCGGCGGAAGCGGGAGCGCAGCGACTGGGCGATCTCACGGAGGACCTCGGCGGCGAAGGAGACGGCAGTACGGGTCGCGTTGGCCGGGTCGGAGAAGTAGGCGAAGTAGCCGGCGCGGGAGCGGTTGTGCTTGCCGCGCCGGGCGGCCACCGACATGACCAGGGCGACCTGGTCGGCGCCGCCGCTGAAGAGGTTGCCGCGGCTGGCCCCGTCGTAGGCGAGCAGTCCGCCGTCGCCGGTGCGCTCGATGGCGCGGCGCTGGAGTGCGGCGGCGCCGCTGGGCCGGTTGCTGACGACGATGCTGCGGGTGTCCTTCTCGTACCAGCGGAAGGCCGGCAGATCCTCGTTGCTGCCGTGCAGGAGGGCGAGCTGGCTGGCGCCGGTCTGGCTGGACCAGTCGGTGCGCCAGGGGGTGAGGCGGTGGCTGTCGCCGGCCCAGCGGGCGACGGTCGGCATCAGCGGCCGCTCGCCCCGGAGAGCCTCACACAGCAGGTCGTGGCCGACGCCGTCGAGCTGGAGGAAGAGCGTGCCGGGCGTGGCCGGAGCGGAAGAACGGCTGCCCCGGCGGCCGCGGCGGCGTCCGGCGAGCCGGACCAGTCTGCGGTGGTACGCCTCGTCATTGCGCACCGCGAGGAAGGCGGAGGTGGCCGAGGAGGCGGCGGACATCGCGGCCGCGACGATCACCGCGGTCTCCGGTGCGGCCTGGCCGCGCCCCTCGGGGATCAGATCGAGGGCGAGCAGCAGCAGGGAGCCATTGAGGAAGAAGACCAGCAGGCCGAGGACGAGCGCCGGCACCAGCAGCAGGGCACGCACGAGAACGGGCCACACCAGCGCGCTGAGCAGGCCGAACGCTCCGGCACCCAGGGCGGCGGTCAGGGCGGTACGGGTGAGGCTGTCACCGCCCGCCGACTGCAGCCGGAAGTCGGGCAGCAGCCCGGCGAGCACCAGCAGCGTGAGGCTGGACACCAGCCAGACCGCGAGCACCCGGAACAGGGCGCCGCTGAGGACCTTCCACCCCGGCATCCGCACGCCGCTCACCTCACCCTCCGGCCCGCTCGGGCTACGGGCCTGCCGCCAGCATCGCACCAGGCGTCGGAGCGCGAGAGGGCCTGTGGATAACCGCGTCGGTCGCTCCCCGTCGGCCGTTTTCCGGGCCGGATGGTGGAGGATCGAGGGGACCGCACACGGGAAGCGAGCCGGCCGCCCGCGGCACGGGGGCGGCACGTCGGGACGGGAGGTGCTCGGTGTCGGTGGAGGTCACTTGGTGGGGGCATGCCACGGTGACGGTCGAGGACTCCGGGGTGCGGGTGCTGACGGATCCGCTGTTCGTGCCCCGGCTGGCCCATCTGCGGCGTCGGCGGGGCGCGCTGCCGCCGCCCGAGGCCGCGCGGGCCGATGTCGTCCTGGTCTCGCATCTGCACGCCGACCATCTGCACCCCGCCTCGCTGGCCCGGCTCGCGCCGGGGACCCGGCTGGTGGTGCCGCGCGGCGCGACGGCCGCGGTGCCGGGGCTGCGGCGGGTGGCGGTGGCCCGTGCGCTGCGGATCACCGAGCTGCGGGCGGGCGAGGAGTGCACGGCGGGCGCGCTGACGGTCCGCGCGGTGTCCGCGGCGCACGACGGGCGGCGGCTGCCCTACGGGCCGCGCCGGGTGCCGGCCCTCGGCTATGTCGTACGGGGCGCGGCCCGGACGTACTTCGCGGGCGACACCGGGCTGTTCGAGGCGATGGCGGCGGAGGTCGGGCCGTGCGAGGTGGCGCTGCTGCCGGTGGGCGGCTGGGGGCCGTTCCTGGGGCCCGGCCACCTCGATGCGCGGCGGGCGGCGCGGGCGGCGGCCCGTCTGGCGCCCGGCTGCGCGGTCCCGGTGCACTACGGCACGTACTGGCCGATCGGGATGGATGCCATCCGGCCGCATGAATTCCATGCGCCGGGCCAGGAGTTCGAGCGGCAGATGGCGCTGCTGGCGCCGGAGGTGACGGTGCACCGGCTCGGGCACGGCGAGTCGGTCCGGCCGAAGGTCGTGTGATGACGCTCGTCGGTGAGATCGGTGAACTGGCGCGGAACGTACCGCCGGAGTCGACACAGCAGGTGGTCGGCTATCCGTCGCTGTTCCTGCTGGTGGTGCTGGGGTCACTGGTGCCCGTGGTGCCGACGGGGGCGCTGGTCAGCTCGGCGGCGGTGGTCGCCTTCCATCACACCGCGCCGTTCTCGCTGCTGATGGTCTTCGCGGTGGCATCATGCGCCGCGTTCCTCGGCGATGTGGGGCTGTACTCCCTCGGGCGGCGCGGCAGCCACTCCCCCCATGGGTCGCGCTGGCTGGCACGGCTGCGGGCCCGCGCCGCACCGGAGCGGCTGGCACGGGCGCAGCACAAGCTGCGGGAGCACGGGGTCCTGGTGCTGGTGCTGTCCCGTCTGGTGCCCGCCGGGCGGATCCCGGTCATGCTGGCGTGTCTGCTCGCGGCGATGCCACTGCGGAGGTTCGTCCGTGGCGACATCCCGGCCTGTCTGGCATGGGCGGCGACGTATCAGCTCATCGGGCTGCTGAGCGGTTCGCTGTTCCCCCGCGCATGGCAGGGCGTGGCCATGGCCGTCGCACTGACCGTGGTGATCGGTGTGGCACCGGCCGCCTGGCGGCGCCTCGGACCGGCCCGCGGCAAAGACGGGTCGTAGTGCCACGCCCGGGTCGTAGGACCCACGCCCGGGTCGTAGGGGCACGCCTCCCCAAGTGCCTTCCGCGGACCGCCCGTTCGGGATACACAGACGCGCGGGCACGCGGACACGCGGACACGCTCAGCGCTCCGCCAGCACCCGGGAAGCGCCGACCGGCAGATCCCAGAGATCCTCGCGGGGGCGTCCGGTGGTGGCCCAGGCGGCGCGGACCCGGTGCAGCGGTTCCAGGGGCGGTTCGCCGGAGAGCAGAAAGGTCGACCAGTGCATCGGGGCCAGGGCGCGTGCGCCCAGGTCCTGGCATGCCTTGACCGCCTCCTCCGGGTCGGTGTGCACCGGCCGCAGCATCCAGCGCGGGTCGTAGGCACCGATGGGCAGCAGCGCCAGGTCGATGCCGGGGTGGCGGCGGCCGATCTCCTCGAACCAGTGGCCGTAGCCGGTGTCCCCCGCGAAGTGGATCCGCCGCCCGTCGGGCGCGGTCAGCAGCCAGCCGCCCCACAGAGTGCGGCAGGTGTCGGTCAGCGTCCGCTTGCTCCAGTGGTGGGCGGGGACGAACTCGAAGCGTACGGGGCCGCCGGGGGCAGGCAGTTCGACCGCCTCCCACCAGTCGAGATCGGTGACCTGGGTGAAACCGCGCCGGCGGGCCCAGGGCGCCAGTCCGGCGGGGAGCAGCAGCGGGGTGTGCCGCGGCAGCCGCTTGAGGGTCGGGGCGTCCAGGTGGTCGTAGTGGTTGTGGCTGATGACGACGGCGTCGACCGGTGGCAGGTCCTCCCAGCGGACGCCCACGGGGGTGACCCGTGCGGGCGTGCCGAGGATCTTGCGGGACCAGACCGGGTCGGTCAGTACGGTCAGCCCGCCGATCCGGATGATCCAGCTGGCGTGCCCGGCCCAGGTGAGCGCGAGGGTGGTGGGTCCTGCGGACGGCATCGGGCCCGGTGCGAAGGGGAGTTGCTGGATCTCCGGGAGAGTCTCGGGCGGCGGGCGCAGTTTGCCTTCCCGGGCGATCCGGGCCAGGGCGCGGACCCCGGGCAGCGGTGCGGTCAGCCGGTGGGTGAAGTCCCGCGGCCAGGTGCGGGGTTCGCCCAGCGGGCGCGGTGCGGCGAGCGGGGGCGGGGTGGCCGGTGGGGGCGGGGTGGCGTGAGGGAGGACGGGTGCGTCCGCGCTGGCCTGCCCGGTGGCCAGGGCCGGGGTGGGGCCCGAACCAGGGCCCGGACTGGGGCCCGAGGTGGGGCCCGGCGTGGCCCCCGTTCCCCCGCCCTGTTCGGCGCCGACGCCGGGTCCGGCAGTGGGCGGGAGTCGCTCGGTGTCGGGGGGCTGCTCGGCGAGGGAGCGCTCGGTCTGTTCGGTCATCGAGGGGCTCCTTACGGTGGACGGAACCGGGGCGGGTTCGGGGTGAGTGGCGGCGCGCGGGCGGCCGCCTAGGCGGCGGCGGTCAGCCGTCCGCGGACGTGGTGAGCCCGGCCAGGGCCCGGGACAGGGCGGTCAACGCCTCGGTGATGTGCGGGAGTTCCAGCGGATCGGCGGCCGCCAGGGCGTGCCGCCGCTGCTCCTGGCCGGCGCCCAGCAGCGCCTCGGCACCGAGCCGTACCCGCAGGGCACCCGGCTCGTCACCGAAGCGGTGCCCGCCGCGCGCCGCCCAGGGTGCCAACTTCCTTTCCAGCGCGTGCGATTCCACGACCCCCCGGGCGCCGAGGGGCCGGCGCAGCGGCTCGAAGTCGGCGTACAGATGGCTGCCGGAGCTGGGCGGACGGCAGACGGCGCCGGCCTCGGTGACGGTGTGGTGCAGCGCCGCGGCGAGCGCCCCGTATACCCGGGCGACGGTGGCTGTCCTGGCGCGCACCTCCTCGGGCTCGCCGAGCGCATGGGTGACGGCGCAGCCCAGCGGCCCCGGAAGCGGTGCGGGGACCGCGGCGAGCGCGTCCAGCACGGCGTCCCGGAAGACGGCGCCCCGGTCCGTGCCGGGGAACCGGGCCAGCGCGGCGGGCCAGGAGGCGGGCACCAGCGTGTCCCGCAAGTCGGTGAGCACCACGACACCGTCGGGCAGCATCTCGGCGGGGCTGAGCAGCACGGTGTCATGCGGATCGTGCAGCAGATCGCGGCGGGTCTCGTCGCTGATGACCCACAGCCCTTCGTCCGCCGCCGCCTCACAGACCTCGTACAGCTGCTCCGGCGCGGGGCAGGTGCCGGTGGGGTCGTCGGCGACGGACAGGACCAGTACGCGCGGGGTGTCGCCGTGGATACGGGCCCGGCGGACGGTCTCCAGCAGCGCGAACGGGTCGGGCACGCCGCCCGATTCCGCCGGTACGGGGGCGAGGTGCACCGGCCGGCCGAGCAGCCGGGCGGGGGGTGCGTACGACGCGGAGCAGGGCCGCGGCAGCACCACAGCCCCGCCGGCCGCGGCGTACAGCGCGAGCAGCAGGACCGGCGCCCCGGGGGCGGCGAGCACCCGGTCGGGGGCGGTGGCCAGACCACGGCGTTCCCAGTAGCCGCAAGCGGCGGAGCGCAGCGCCGCGGCGCCGCCCAGGGGCTCGGCTTCGGCACGGTCGGCGGCCGCGGCGAGGTGCGCGGCGAGCGCCGGGAGGACCGGCAGACCCACCGGCGGATCCGGGTCCGGCTCACGCTGCGGATCCCGGGCGGTCCGCTGCATCCGTACCTCCACTCCACGACGGCGGGTCGATCGTGGGCCCATCACATGAAGGACGGCCCCGTCCACCTTGGCAGATCAGGGGGGTGGCGACCGGGGCGACACGTCAGCGGAGTCGTCCCTGGGCCGGGTGCACCGGCTGCGGCTCACCCCGGGGACCGGCTGCGGCTCAGCCGGGCGTACCGACCGCGGCTCGTCCCGACGTACGGGCTACGGCTCATCCAGGTGGACCGGCTACAGATCAACCCGGCATACGGGCTACGCCCCTCCCGGCTCACCGGCTACAGCGTCAGCCGGCCGTCCCGCCCCCGCCTCGTAGCGATGCACCATGACCCACTCGCCGCTGCCCCAGTCCTGCCGCTCGGTGCCGCGACGCCGCCAGCCCAGCCGCTCGTACAGGGCGATGGCCGAGGCGTCGGTGGTCTTCACCTCCAGTACGGGCCGCAGGCCGCGGGCGGTCGCCTCCGTCTCGACGGCGCGCAGCAGCCGTCCGCCGAGGCCCGCACCGCGCGCGGCGGGTGCGACATAGAGCCGGCTGACCTCGGGGCCGCACAGCGCCGCATGACCGGCGATCCTGCCGTCCGTCTCGGCGACCCAGGCGGCGGTCAGCCCGTCGGGGGTCAGCCAGCGCGCCGGATCGTCCGGCCAGTGGTGCGGATAGCCGCTGTGGGTGTGCACCTCGGCCAGTACGGCCACACAGGCATCGAGGTCCCCGTTATGGCGTCTCCTGATCATCCGGGTCATCCGGGCATGGAAGCACAGCCGGCGGGTGGTACCCACCGGGCCCCCGGGGGACGCGCTCCGCGGCGCCGCGCCTGCCGCCTCCGCGGCGGGATCCTGCCTGTTCCAGGCCATCTGGGGTACAAGGTGGCGCATGCGATCGCTACTGACCCATCTCGACCGGCGGACCTTCGACCTGATTGCCGCGCGCGAATGGCCGGGCGCGCAGCGGGTGCTGCCCCGGCTGACCCGGAGCGCCAACCACGGGCTGCTGTGGTTCGGTCTCGCGGCCGGTGCGGCGGCGCTGGGCGGCCGGCCGATGCGCCGGGCCGCGCTGCGCGGAGTGGCCTCGCTGGCGGTGGCGTCGGCGACGGTGAACACCCTCGGCAAGCGCTCCGTCCGGCGGCAGCGCCCGCTGCTGGACACGGTGCCCGTGATACGGCAGCTGCACCGTCAGCCCATCACCTCGTCCTTCCCGTCCGGGCACGCGGCCTCGGCGGTGGCGTTCGCGACCGGTGTGGCCATGGAGAACAAGTGGTGGGGCCTGGCGCTGGCGCCGGTCGCCGCGTCGGTGGCGTTCTCCCGCGTCTATACGGGCGTGCACTATCCGGGTGATGTGCTGGCGGGTGCCGCGCTGGGGGCGGGCGCGGCGTTCGCGGTGCGCGGTTTCGCACCGACCCGCGCCCAGCTGGCGCCGCCCGCCCGGCCGCGCGCCGAGGCGCCCGCGCTGCCCGGCGGCCGCGGTCTGGTCGTGGTGGCGAACCAGGGGTCCGGGCAGCGCTCCGGCCCCCGCCCGGACCGGGCCGAGGAGGTGCACGGGGTGCTGCCGCAGGCCGAGGTGACGGTGTGCGGGGATCCGGACGGGCCGTCCCTGGACAAGGCCCTCGAAGACGCGGCGGAGCGGGCCAGAACGCTGGGTGGCGCACTGGGGGTGCTCGGCGGGGACGGCACCGTCAATGCCGCGGCGGCGGTCGCGGTACGGCACGGGCTGCCACTCGCGGTGCTGCCCGGCGGCACGCTGAACCACTTCGCGTACGACCTGGGGATCGAGACCCATGCGGCGGCGGCCCGCGCCGTGGAGACCGGTGAGGCCGTCGCGGTCGATGTGGCGCGCTTCCGGGCCGGGCCGCATCTGGAGGGGCGGCAGTTCGTCAACACCTTCTCGATCGGCGCGTATCCGGAGCTGGTGCGGATCCGTGAGCGGTGGGCGGGCAAGATCGGTGCCTGGCCGGCCGGGGTGCTGGCGGCGTGGGAGGTGCTGCGCACCGCCGAGCCGCTGACCGTGCGGATCAATGGCGAGCAGCGCGCCGTATGGCTGCTGTTCGTCGGCAACTGCCAATACCGGGGGCTGGGGTTCGCGCCGGTGCGGCGGCACGATCTGGCGGACGGGGTGCTCGATGTGCGGGTGGTGCACGGCGGCCGGCTGGCCCGCACCCGGCTGCTCCTCGCGGCCCTGACGGGCACCCCGCGCAGCTCTCCGGTGCTCGGTGAGGCGCGGCTGTCCCGGCTGCGGGTCAGCGACCTCCCGGCGGACACCGGGCTGGCATTCGACGGCGAAGTCGCTGCCGCGCCAAGCGAGTTGACGCTGGAGAAGCAGAACGAGGCACTGACGGTGTATCGCCTCCTGCCGGAATGAGGCCCGCCCGGATAAGGGCGGCCGAGTGGGCGGCGAGCACCAAGGACTGCCGCACTGCTCGAATAGCGAGACGCCACTCTCATCATTCGGGAAGCGGCGTACGGTGTGAGCACCACGCCGAGGGGCGGCCGCAGCGCGGTGCGGGCGGCCGTCCGGGCGGCGACCGGGGTGCCGCCGCGCGCCGCCCGGTCGCCCTCCGACGACGCATGCGAAGGAGCCGACCATGCCGCAGGAATCCGCCGTCTACACCCATGGACACCACGAGTCCGTACTGCGCTCCCACACCTGGCGGACCGCCGCCAACTCGGCCGGATACCTGCTCGATGCGCTCCGTCCGCACATGCGGATCCTGGACATCGGCTGCGGCCCCGGCACCATCACCGCCGATCTCGCCGCGCTGGTGCCGGGCGGACAGGTCACCGGCCTGGAGTACGCACCGGAAGTCCTGGAGCAGGCGCGCGCCACGGCCACCGACCGCGGGGTGACGAACGTCCGCTTCGCGGTCGGCGATGTCCACGCACTGGACTACCCCGATGACACCTTCTGCGTGGTGCACGCCCATCAAGTCCTCCAGCACGTGGGGGATCCCGTCCAGGCGCTGCGCGAGATGCGCCGGGTCACCAAGCCCGGCGGGATCGTCGCCGTCCGCGATTCGGACTACGCGGCGATGACGTGGTACCCGGAGTCCGACGGGATGACCGACTGGCTGCGGCTGTACCGGCGGGTGGCCCGCGCCAACGGAGGCGAACCGGACGCCGGACGCCGACTGCACGCCTGGGCACGGCAGGCCGGATTCACCCCCGACGCGATCACCGCCACGGCCGCCACCTGGCTCTACCGCACCCCCGAGGAGCGCTCCTGGTGGAGCGAACTCTGGGCGGACCGCACGGTCAGCTCCTCGTATGCGCGCATCGCGGTGGACGGCGGGCACGCCACGGCGGCGGAGCTGCACCGGATCGCACGGGCCTGGCGCTCCTGGGGCGCCGAGGAGGACGGCTGGTTCGGCATCCTGCACGGCGAGATCCTCTGCCGCGCCTGACGGCGGCGCGGGGTGCCGGGAGCAGGTCAACCGCTCCGCCCCGCCCCGCCCCGTCCCTCCGACGGCCCAGCCGCACCCCCTCCCCGGCAGATAAATCCTATTAATCCCGATATGCATGGGGCGTGACCCCACAACGACGCCTGGCCGCGATAGCGGCGCTGACCCTCCTGACGGCGGGCTGCGGAACCCAGCAGTCCGCCGGCCCCGCACGCTCCACACCTTCCGCCCAGCCGGGCGGCGCACGAGCCGTCGCCGCGGCCCACTTCACCCTCCTGGCCACCGGCGATGTGCTCCCGCACAACGAGATAATCCGGCGGTCCGGCGACGACGCGCACGGCCACGGCCATGACTTCCGCGCCATGTTCGCCGGGGTGAAGCCGGTGGTCTCCGGCGCCGACCTGGCGATCTGCCATATGGAGACGATCTACGGCAGGGACGGCGGCCCGTTCACCGGCTACCCCAGCTTCAAGTCCCCGCCCCAGGTCGCCGCCGCCCTCAAGGACACCGGCTACGACTCCTGCTCCACCGCCTCCAACCACACCCTCGACGACGGCGCCGACGGGGTACACCGCACCCTCGGCGCCATGGACGCGGTCGGCCTGCGCCATGCCGGTTCGGCCCGCTCCGCCGCCGAGTCCTCCCGGGTCACCCTGCTACGGGCCGGCCCCGCGAAGGTCGCCCAGCTCTCGTACACCTACGGCACCAACGGCATCCCGCTGCCCGGCAAGGCACCCTGGGCGGTCAATCTGATCGACCGGAAGAAGATCACCGCCGACGCCCGCGCGGCCCGCCGGGCCGGTGCGGACGTGGTGGTCGTCAGCATCCACTGGGGCACCGAGTGGCAGCCGCAGCCGGACGAGCAACAGCGCACCCTGGCCCGCGCGCTGACCGCCGCACGCACCGCCGGCCGCCCCGACATCGATCTGATCCTGGGCACCCATGCCCATGTCCCGCAGGCCTACGAGAAGGTCAACGGCACCTGGGTGGTGTACGGGATGGGCGACCAGCTCGCGGGCCATATGTTCAACCACAGCGACCAGCCGGACGGCCGCGGCAACCAGAGCTCGATGGCCCGCTTCACCTTCGCCGGCCCGTCCACACCCGGCGGGCGCTGGACGGTCCGCAAGGCGGAGTTCCTCCCCCAACTCACCGACGTCAACGACGGTTTCCGGGTCGTGAACCTCAACGCGGCGCTGGCCGGACAGCCCGGCCGCAGCGACTACGCACAGGCCCGGGACAGCATCCGGGAGATCGTGCTGTCCCGGGGCGCGGCGAAGAGCGGTCTGATCATGGCCAAGTGATCGCGTCCGGGCAGGTCCTCCAACTAGGGTGGCCCGCATGG contains these protein-coding regions:
- a CDS encoding CapA family protein gives rise to the protein MTPQRRLAAIAALTLLTAGCGTQQSAGPARSTPSAQPGGARAVAAAHFTLLATGDVLPHNEIIRRSGDDAHGHGHDFRAMFAGVKPVVSGADLAICHMETIYGRDGGPFTGYPSFKSPPQVAAALKDTGYDSCSTASNHTLDDGADGVHRTLGAMDAVGLRHAGSARSAAESSRVTLLRAGPAKVAQLSYTYGTNGIPLPGKAPWAVNLIDRKKITADARAARRAGADVVVVSIHWGTEWQPQPDEQQRTLARALTAARTAGRPDIDLILGTHAHVPQAYEKVNGTWVVYGMGDQLAGHMFNHSDQPDGRGNQSSMARFTFAGPSTPGGRWTVRKAEFLPQLTDVNDGFRVVNLNAALAGQPGRSDYAQARDSIREIVLSRGAAKSGLIMAK